From a single Pirellulaceae bacterium genomic region:
- a CDS encoding LysR family transcriptional regulator, whose product MHLRNLRVFCDVVHRRSFSRAAEDNEMTQSGVSQAVQQLEEYLKVQLIDRSKRPFVLTAEGDQFHRGLVQLLRQFDTLTEEVRSLGNQLSGRVTIAAIYSVGLSYWPQLQRLVKERFPQAEFRYQFGHPDEVYRLVEQGAVDFGLISYPESSKTIAVTDWCQERMLLAAPPGHRLSKHESVQPQELQDENLVAFAPNLRIRQEIDRYLRHLGVSMQVVAEFDNIDSVKHALEFNSAVSFLPQPTVKEQLDSGSMVEIHCPWLKLSRPLGVIQRRDTPLGPTARGIVELVLSEDFQSGQSRPQPEASPAEIKNVPASRDIPHPNQDSRHIA is encoded by the coding sequence ATGCACCTGCGCAATTTGCGAGTTTTTTGTGACGTAGTTCATCGACGCAGCTTTTCGCGGGCCGCCGAGGACAACGAAATGACACAAAGCGGTGTCAGCCAAGCCGTTCAGCAGCTCGAAGAGTATCTGAAGGTGCAATTGATCGACCGCAGCAAGCGCCCGTTTGTGTTAACCGCCGAGGGTGACCAGTTTCATCGAGGTTTGGTTCAACTGCTTCGCCAGTTTGACACGTTAACCGAAGAGGTTCGATCGCTGGGAAATCAATTGTCGGGCCGCGTGACGATTGCCGCAATCTACAGTGTTGGCCTGAGCTACTGGCCCCAGTTGCAGCGGCTAGTCAAAGAGCGTTTTCCGCAAGCGGAGTTTCGCTATCAGTTTGGACACCCTGACGAAGTCTATCGGCTGGTTGAGCAGGGGGCGGTAGATTTTGGTCTAATCAGCTACCCGGAGAGTTCCAAAACGATCGCTGTGACCGACTGGTGCCAAGAGCGGATGTTGCTGGCGGCGCCCCCCGGGCACCGACTGAGCAAGCACGAAAGCGTCCAGCCACAGGAACTCCAGGACGAGAACCTAGTGGCCTTTGCTCCAAATTTACGCATACGCCAAGAGATCGATCGCTACTTGAGGCACTTGGGCGTTAGCATGCAGGTGGTTGCCGAATTTGACAACATCGACTCGGTCAAGCATGCCTTGGAATTCAATTCTGCCGTGTCGTTCCTGCCGCAACCGACTGTCAAAGAGCAGTTAGACAGTGGCAGCATGGTCGAGATACATTGCCCCTGGTTGAAGCTCAGTCGCCCATTGGGGGTGATTCAGCGCCGCGATACACCGTTGGGGCCAACGGCGCGGGGCATTGTCGAGTTGGTTTTGTCGGAAGATTTTCAGTCGGGTCAGTCCAGACCACAGCCGGAGGCTTCACCGGCTGAAATCAAGAACGTGCCGGCCAGTCGTGACATCCCTCACCCCAATCAAGATAGTCGCCACATCGCCTAA
- a CDS encoding DUF2200 domain-containing protein has protein sequence MTFASVYPHYLAKVQRKGRTQEELHQVIGWLTGFTEKALLKHINDKLTFEQFFQRAKLNPNAHLITGVICGYRVEEIKNPLTQQVRYLDKLVDELAKGRKMERILREA, from the coding sequence ATGACGTTTGCTTCGGTCTATCCACACTATCTTGCAAAAGTCCAAAGGAAGGGCCGAACCCAAGAGGAGCTGCACCAAGTAATTGGCTGGCTCACGGGCTTCACGGAAAAGGCACTGCTGAAGCACATCAACGACAAACTGACGTTCGAACAGTTCTTTCAACGTGCCAAGCTGAATCCCAACGCACATCTAATCACTGGCGTCATCTGCGGCTATCGAGTGGAAGAGATCAAGAATCCCTTGACACAACAAGTAAGGTACTTGGACAAGTTGGTTGATGAATTGGCCAAAGGTCGCAAGATGGAAAGGATCCTTCGCGAAGCATGA